In one window of Paracoccus saliphilus DNA:
- a CDS encoding GNAT family N-acetyltransferase: MEQIDIRPAGFPDDTPTLRQLFREYADWLAVDLDFQDFEAELAALPGKYAPPTGIALLAERADNLTLGCVAMRPLNEGTCEMKRLYLRPEARGTGLGRKLAAHVIEAARQAGYRRMVLDTLDHMQDALRLYDRLGFRPIAPYYHNPIPGAVYLGLNLPPSHEPHRTR, from the coding sequence ATGGAACAGATCGATATCCGCCCGGCAGGTTTCCCGGATGACACGCCAACACTGCGGCAACTCTTCCGCGAATATGCGGATTGGCTGGCAGTGGATCTCGACTTCCAGGATTTCGAGGCCGAACTGGCCGCCCTGCCCGGCAAATACGCCCCGCCAACGGGAATCGCGTTGCTGGCAGAGCGCGCCGACAATCTCACCCTCGGCTGCGTGGCCATGCGCCCTCTAAATGAGGGAACTTGCGAGATGAAACGCCTCTACCTACGCCCCGAGGCACGCGGCACCGGGTTGGGCCGCAAGCTCGCGGCACATGTGATCGAGGCGGCGCGTCAAGCCGGATATCGCCGCATGGTGCTCGACACGCTCGATCACATGCAGGACGCCCTGCGCCTCTATGACCGTCTCGGTTTCCGACCCATCGCGCCCTATTATCACAACCCCATCCCCGGCGCGGTCTATCTCGGTCTCAACCTGCCTCCATCCCATGAGCCTCACCGCACCCGCTGA
- a CDS encoding Hint domain-containing protein, which yields MKYEITMLTFDEPIPTGTVSGGFAPWSNSHVNVPFDLGGAQEDIILLEDDDSSFNSRYRDLDKTGQSLIQDTVFGNDPSAVPTGTRLASFIGSRIEDSHGNHFRVMFPRVFSEERFGTELGNKHSVLVFPEPRQTEDGTLAYPIFDRTETFRFIGTVNVFREDQNVPDYPPSVPCFTTGSLIETTSGPRPIETLCPGDLVVTRDHGPRSIAWIGHRHVDNRQLDLCLNLRPILLRAGALGPGLPERDLTVSPQHRILVNSRIARRMFDQDEILVAAKHLANLPGIEVLCPEDGVTYWHMLFDNHELVLSNGTWTESLFTGPQAMQSLGGAARREILSLFPKLAQPGYRPRSARRLLNGREGRKLAKQHVRNGKPLVSDSRTRA from the coding sequence ATGAAATACGAAATCACGATGCTGACTTTCGACGAACCAATCCCAACGGGAACCGTGAGTGGAGGATTCGCCCCCTGGTCGAACAGCCATGTGAACGTGCCCTTCGACCTCGGCGGCGCACAAGAAGACATCATCCTGCTGGAGGACGACGATAGCAGCTTCAACAGCCGATATAGGGATCTGGACAAGACCGGGCAATCCCTGATCCAGGACACGGTTTTCGGCAATGATCCCAGTGCGGTGCCCACAGGCACACGGCTCGCCAGCTTCATCGGTTCTCGTATCGAGGACAGTCACGGCAATCATTTTCGCGTCATGTTTCCCCGCGTTTTCTCCGAGGAACGATTTGGTACGGAACTGGGGAACAAGCACTCGGTCCTGGTTTTCCCCGAGCCTCGGCAGACAGAGGACGGCACTCTTGCCTATCCAATCTTCGACAGGACAGAAACATTCAGGTTCATCGGCACCGTCAACGTGTTCAGAGAAGATCAAAACGTCCCGGACTACCCACCCTCGGTGCCATGTTTCACGACCGGCAGCCTCATCGAAACAACCTCTGGCCCGCGACCCATCGAAACGCTCTGCCCCGGCGACCTGGTCGTGACCCGCGACCACGGTCCGCGCAGCATCGCCTGGATCGGCCACCGGCATGTGGACAACCGTCAGCTTGATCTCTGCCTCAATCTGCGCCCGATCCTGCTCCGGGCAGGCGCGCTCGGCCCCGGCCTGCCCGAGCGGGACCTGACGGTCTCGCCCCAGCACCGAATCCTCGTCAATTCCAGGATCGCGCGACGCATGTTCGATCAGGACGAAATCCTCGTCGCCGCCAAGCATCTGGCCAATCTTCCGGGGATAGAGGTCCTCTGCCCAGAAGATGGCGTCACCTATTGGCACATGCTGTTCGACAATCATGAACTCGTCCTCTCGAACGGCACCTGGACCGAGAGCCTCTTCACCGGCCCGCAGGCGATGCAATCCCTCGGAGGCGCCGCGCGGCGCGAGATCCTCTCGCTCTTTCCCAAACTCGCGCAGCCGGGCTATCGCCCGCGATCCGCCCGACGGCTGCTGAACGGGCGCGAGGGACGCAAGCTGGCGAAACAGCATGTCAGGAACGGAAAACCGCTCGTCTCCGACAGCCGCACCCGGGCTTGA
- a CDS encoding GlxA family transcriptional regulator gives MQSDKPRRFTFLLLDRFTLLPFSAAIEPLRLANRAAGKQLYQWRLVGPPGDAAICSNGTRVMLHEGLEGDVPTDRDEVVIVCGGTEVSHEATRPVLNWLRRKARGGASIGAVCTGAWVLAVAGLLDGRKATIHWEYHDGFAEAFPEVTLFRSVFVHDGNRLTAAGGTSSIDLMLHLIAEAHGDELAAELADQMLHTGIRTDQDRQRLSIPTRIGVRHPRLAAVIARMEANVEDPVSPARLATDAGMSTRQLERLFRRYLNRSPKRYYMETRLARARNLLMQTEMSIIEIALASGFSSPSHFSKCYRAQYGSTPYRERGTGMSAHLRQVTPVDI, from the coding sequence ATGCAATCCGACAAACCGCGCCGTTTCACCTTCCTGCTCCTCGACCGTTTCACGTTGCTGCCCTTCTCGGCAGCGATAGAGCCGTTGCGGTTGGCCAACCGCGCTGCAGGGAAACAACTATATCAATGGCGGCTGGTTGGCCCACCGGGCGATGCGGCCATCTGCTCGAACGGCACCCGCGTCATGCTGCATGAGGGGCTGGAGGGCGATGTCCCGACGGATCGCGACGAGGTGGTGATCGTCTGCGGTGGCACCGAGGTCTCGCATGAGGCAACAAGGCCGGTGCTGAACTGGCTGCGCCGCAAGGCGCGAGGCGGCGCGTCGATCGGGGCGGTCTGCACCGGCGCTTGGGTGCTGGCGGTGGCCGGGCTGCTCGACGGCCGCAAAGCCACGATCCACTGGGAATATCATGACGGCTTTGCCGAGGCTTTCCCCGAGGTGACGCTGTTCCGCTCGGTCTTCGTTCATGACGGCAACCGGCTGACCGCGGCGGGCGGCACCTCTTCGATCGACCTAATGCTGCACCTGATCGCCGAAGCGCATGGCGACGAGCTGGCCGCCGAGCTGGCCGACCAGATGCTGCATACCGGCATCCGCACCGACCAGGACAGGCAGCGCCTCTCCATCCCGACACGGATCGGTGTGCGCCATCCAAGGCTGGCCGCCGTCATCGCGCGGATGGAAGCCAATGTCGAAGACCCGGTCAGCCCGGCAAGGCTGGCTACCGATGCCGGCATGTCGACGCGTCAGCTCGAACGGCTGTTCCGCCGCTATCTCAACCGCAGCCCTAAACGCTATTACATGGAAACCCGGCTCGCCCGCGCGCGCAACCTGCTGATGCAGACCGAGATGTCGATCATCGAGATCGCGCTGGCCTCGGGCTTCTCCAGCCCCTCGCATTTCTCGAAATGCTACCGCGCCCAATATGGCAGCACCCCCTATCGCGAGCGCGGAACCGGCATGTCCGCGCATCTGCGGCAGGTAACCCCCGTGGACATATAG
- a CDS encoding class II 3-deoxy-7-phosphoheptulonate synthase, whose product MTQENRKPAAAQNWDKAGWRAYPRVQMPDYTDAAALAVAEEQLRRYPPLVFAGEALRLRAQLAEVSEGRAFLLQGGDCAESFAEFSADNIRDTFKVMLQMAVVLTWGAQLPVVKVGRMAGQFAKPRSAPTETVDGVELPSYRGDIINGFDFTSEARVPDPGRMLAAYTQAASSLNLLRAYSTGGYADMHLVQNWIADFVGGPEAAKYRDIADRIRDAMAFMQAAGVNSDTAHQLSKVDFYTSHEALLLEYEEALARVDATTGVTVAGSGHMIWIGDRTRQPDGAHVEFCRGVHNPIGLKCGPSMTSEDLKLLLAKLNPENEAGRLTLISRFGAGKVGDHLPQLIKVVQEEGAKVVWHCDPMHGNTIKSASGYKTRPFDSVLREVREFFAIHGAEGTIPGGVHFEMTGRDVTECTGGVRAVTDEDLSDRYHTACDPRLNASQSLELAFLVAEELRARREAAAAPSNGVKVG is encoded by the coding sequence ATGACGCAGGAGAATCGCAAACCCGCCGCTGCCCAGAACTGGGACAAGGCTGGCTGGCGCGCCTATCCGCGCGTGCAGATGCCGGATTATACCGATGCCGCCGCGTTGGCGGTGGCAGAGGAGCAGCTTCGCCGTTACCCGCCGCTGGTTTTCGCGGGCGAGGCGCTGCGCCTGCGCGCGCAGCTTGCCGAAGTGTCGGAAGGCCGCGCCTTCCTGCTGCAGGGCGGCGATTGCGCCGAGAGCTTTGCCGAGTTCAGCGCCGACAATATCCGTGACACCTTCAAGGTGATGCTGCAAATGGCGGTGGTGCTGACCTGGGGCGCGCAGCTTCCGGTGGTCAAGGTCGGACGCATGGCGGGCCAGTTCGCCAAGCCCCGCAGCGCCCCGACCGAGACGGTGGATGGCGTCGAGCTGCCCAGCTATCGCGGCGATATCATCAACGGTTTCGACTTCACCTCCGAGGCGCGGGTTCCCGATCCGGGCCGGATGCTGGCTGCCTATACGCAGGCGGCGTCATCGCTGAACCTGCTGCGGGCCTATTCGACCGGCGGCTATGCCGACATGCACCTGGTCCAGAACTGGATCGCCGATTTCGTCGGCGGGCCAGAGGCGGCGAAATACCGCGATATCGCCGACCGTATCCGCGACGCGATGGCCTTCATGCAGGCAGCGGGCGTGAATTCCGACACCGCTCATCAGTTGAGCAAGGTGGATTTCTACACCAGCCACGAGGCGCTGCTGCTGGAATATGAAGAGGCACTGGCGCGTGTCGATGCGACGACCGGGGTGACGGTTGCGGGATCGGGTCACATGATCTGGATCGGCGACCGCACCCGTCAGCCCGATGGCGCGCATGTGGAATTCTGCCGCGGCGTGCATAACCCGATCGGTCTGAAATGCGGCCCAAGCATGACGAGCGAGGATCTCAAGCTGCTTCTCGCCAAGCTGAACCCCGAGAACGAGGCGGGGCGGCTGACGCTGATCTCGCGTTTCGGTGCGGGCAAGGTCGGGGATCACCTGCCACAATTGATCAAGGTGGTGCAGGAAGAGGGGGCGAAGGTCGTCTGGCATTGCGATCCGATGCATGGCAACACGATCAAATCGGCCTCGGGCTACAAGACCCGGCCATTCGATTCCGTGCTGCGCGAGGTGCGCGAGTTCTTCGCGATCCATGGCGCCGAGGGCACCATTCCCGGCGGCGTGCATTTCGAGATGACCGGCCGCGACGTGACCGAATGCACCGGGGGCGTGCGCGCGGTGACGGACGAGGATCTGTCCGACCGCTATCACACCGCCTGCGATCCGCGCCTGAATGCCAGCCAGTCGCTGGAACTGGCCTTCCTGGTGGCCGAGGAGTTGCGCGCCCGCCGCGAGGCGGCAGCGGCTCCGTCAAACGGCGTCAAGGTCGGCTGA
- a CDS encoding lysophospholipid acyltransferase family protein, which produces MSEDDRLPLSDRLANGAFLAVMGLVRLLPYERRIPAMGWLFSHLLAPVAGWRRRIRDNLALARPDLTGKEVEALVRAVPSNAGRSVAEIYSGEEFTRRIREADPLEGPGLSALEAAFEAGRPVIIGCAHFGNYDAMRTALASRGWPVGALYRPMNNEAFNRHYIPAITAIAEPLFPRGRAGLAAMLRFLKGGGWLALGFDQHDRHAPELEFFGLPSRTVLTPAELAIRYDALILPVHGIRQPDGLSFRVHVGEPVEHGEPAAMMQALNDDLEALVRRHMEQWFWVHRRWK; this is translated from the coding sequence ATGAGCGAAGATGACAGATTACCGCTGAGCGACCGGCTCGCGAATGGCGCCTTTCTAGCGGTCATGGGGCTGGTGCGGCTGCTGCCATATGAGCGGCGCATCCCCGCCATGGGCTGGCTGTTCTCGCATCTGCTGGCACCGGTCGCGGGCTGGCGGCGTCGGATTCGTGACAACCTGGCATTGGCAAGGCCCGATTTGACCGGCAAGGAGGTCGAGGCATTGGTGCGCGCGGTGCCAAGCAATGCCGGCCGCTCGGTGGCCGAGATCTATTCGGGCGAGGAATTCACCCGCCGCATCCGCGAGGCCGATCCGCTGGAAGGGCCGGGCCTGTCCGCGCTGGAAGCCGCCTTCGAGGCGGGACGGCCAGTCATCATCGGCTGCGCCCATTTCGGCAATTACGACGCCATGCGCACGGCGCTGGCCAGTCGCGGCTGGCCGGTCGGCGCGCTATATAGGCCGATGAATAACGAGGCCTTCAACCGCCACTATATCCCGGCGATCACCGCCATCGCAGAGCCGCTCTTTCCGCGCGGGCGGGCCGGGCTGGCGGCGATGCTGCGCTTCCTGAAAGGAGGCGGCTGGCTTGCCCTCGGCTTCGACCAGCATGACCGGCACGCGCCCGAGCTGGAATTCTTCGGTCTGCCAAGCAGGACCGTTCTGACCCCGGCCGAACTGGCGATCCGCTATGACGCGTTGATCCTGCCGGTGCATGGCATCCGCCAACCCGACGGGCTGTCCTTTCGCGTCCATGTGGGTGAACCGGTCGAACATGGTGAACCCGCCGCGATGATGCAGGCGCTGAATGACGATCTCGAGGCGCTGGTGCGCCGCCATATGGAACAATGGTTCTGGGTTCACCGGCGTTGGAAATGA
- a CDS encoding DMT family transporter: protein MQVLARAFALMGRERDGLRRPAAGGNAAGIALLLGAILGFTLMDATAKFLTQHYHPAQVVWARFVGNILIFTAIFRGRIFGLLRTRQPGLQAGRALMQLGSVGLFFTSLQYIGLAEATAIMDLNPVLITLGAALFLGERIGPRRVTGIAAAMIGAFIIIRPGLGVFQPAALLPLAGAFTFAMGALLTRMVRSDSVETSVMWSAVFGTVATSAIVPFIWQPIDPAHWWVFLLLAFFGTLSQWLLVRAFSTAEAGVLAPFGYTGLIWAGLWGLLFFGQFPDRWTILGAAIIVGAGLYVWSREARAARKDQ from the coding sequence ATGCAAGTCCTGGCGCGGGCCTTTGCTCTGATGGGGCGCGAGCGGGACGGGCTACGCCGTCCTGCGGCGGGTGGAAACGCGGCCGGGATAGCCCTGCTCCTGGGGGCGATCCTTGGATTCACCCTGATGGACGCCACCGCGAAATTCCTGACGCAGCATTATCACCCGGCGCAGGTGGTCTGGGCACGTTTCGTCGGCAATATCCTGATTTTTACTGCCATTTTCCGAGGGCGCATATTCGGCCTGCTGCGAACGCGGCAACCGGGATTGCAGGCAGGCCGGGCCCTGATGCAGCTTGGCTCGGTGGGGCTGTTCTTCACCTCGTTGCAATATATCGGGTTGGCCGAGGCGACCGCGATCATGGATCTGAACCCGGTGCTGATCACCTTGGGCGCCGCGCTGTTCCTGGGTGAAAGGATCGGACCGCGCAGGGTGACGGGGATCGCGGCGGCGATGATCGGAGCATTCATCATTATCCGCCCCGGATTGGGTGTTTTCCAGCCTGCCGCGCTCCTGCCGCTGGCCGGGGCCTTCACCTTTGCCATGGGCGCCTTGCTGACACGCATGGTGCGCAGCGATTCGGTCGAAACCTCGGTCATGTGGTCGGCGGTGTTCGGCACTGTCGCGACCTCTGCGATCGTGCCCTTCATCTGGCAGCCGATCGATCCCGCGCATTGGTGGGTTTTCCTGCTGCTGGCCTTTTTCGGCACGCTCAGCCAGTGGCTTCTGGTCCGCGCCTTCTCCACCGCCGAGGCCGGGGTGCTGGCGCCCTTCGGTTATACCGGGCTGATCTGGGCCGGGTTGTGGGGCCTGCTGTTCTTCGGCCAGTTTCCAGACCGCTGGACCATCCTTGGGGCAGCCATTATCGTGGGCGCAGGTCTCTATGTCTGGTCGCGCGAAGCCCGTGCGGCGCGAAAGGATCAATGA